The genomic segment GACCAGGACGCCACGTTGGAGGCCCGAATCCGTTCCGACCTTTCCGAATGGGCTCGCTTTTATCCCCCCATCGCGGAGGTCGCCTTCGCAAAGGAGGGAGAACCCCTTCAAGGGCGCCTGGAAGCCGATCTGAAGTTGCGCCTCCCCAAGCTGGATGCCGGCGCCTTGATCGTGGATGCGGACATGCGGCTTGAGGAGTTCCGCTGGGGCCTGGCCCACGTGCCCCGGGCCGAAGGCAAGTTCCAATGGGAAAAGGACTCCCTCACCCTGAACCCCCTCACACTCATCGCGCAAAATGGCGGGGCGCCGCCCGCGAAGGCCGTGATCAAGGGAACGGTCAAGCGCAAATCGGACGGAATGTTTGAGGCGGTGGCCGACATCGAGGGAGAGAATCTGACTTCGGCGCCGCTCCAGCGGTGGATCCCCTTGCTGACGGACATCCGGCGCCACGGACCGCTCACCGCGCACCTCGATCTCAGCGGGCCCCGCCCGAAAGCAGGCGAACCTTGGGAGTGGAAAGGTTCCGTCGAGGGGCGGATGCCCTTCGTCGATCTCGCGCGAAATGGCGAGGAGATCTCGCATTTGCGGGAAATTCGTCTCGGCTCGTCGGTCATTTTCAGCGAATCCGAAGTGCGGCTGCCTTCCGCCCACCTTCAAGCCGCGGGGCTGGACCTTCGCGGAAACGCCCACCTTGACAAAACGGCCGCCCGCGTGGAGTTCAGTTCAGTCGAGGCCGATCTCGCGAAGCTTTCTCCCATCATGGGCCTGCCGGTCACCGGCAAGGTCCAAGTGGGAGGCGTTCTGACGAAACAGGAGTCGGACGTGCGGTTCACCGGAGCCGTCCACGCCGGCGGCCTGACGGTGAACAAGCGGGAGTTCCAGTCGGTCGAGGGCGACGTGCGGCTGGAGGGCGGCAAATGGACCGCCGAGCGCCTTGTGATCAAGATGCCGAAAACCACTCTCCAGGCCGTCGGCGAAATGGACGTTTTGGACACGCGTTTCCGTGCCACGCTCGACGTGCAGGATGGCGAATTCCGGGACGTGGCGATGCTTGCGGGAGTCAGCCCGGAAATGCTGGAAAAGTTCTCAGGCCGGAGCTACGGGCAGGTCGTCATTTCCGGCCAGTTCAAGCCGTCCGTTCGCATCGTGAGCAACGGCAAGATCATCGTGGAGGATCCGGTCATCGCCGGCGAGAGCTTCGAGGCCGCCGGGATCCAGTGGTCCAGTTCGCCCCATCCGACGGGAGAATCCGCGATGCCACCCCCCCCCACCCCGGCCGGGGCGGAGCGCGACCCGACCCGGGTGACGGATGCGGACATCGACATGAAAGCCCAGGTACGGCACAAGGAAGGAACGATCGAGCTGAAAGGTCGGATTCAGCCGGACGGCAAAATGGACGGCGAGTGGATCGTCACCTCTTTCCCGATGGACCGCTTCTGGCCGCCCGAATACGCGGAGTACGAATTGCGGGGCCGGCTGGAAGGCCGTGGATCGTTCGGCGGGACCGTATTCGAACCGTATTTCAGCGGCCAGTTCGAGACTCGGAATTTCATTCTGGACGGAGAGAACGTGGCCGACTCCGTTCTGTGGCTCGAACGGACGCCCGAGGGGGTCCGAATCCTCGCCAGCCTCATGGGCGACGAAGTGAAACTGGACGGCTTCATCGATCCGAAGCGTGACAACGTCTTCAAGGCCCGGGTGGACCTCGCCAATTTCCGCGTCCAGCATCTCATCAACGTCTTCGGACCGATGACGGAATTCAAGGGCTACGTGGACGGCCACGTCGATCTCGCGGGACATCTCCTCCAAATGAACACTTGGACAGGTCGCGTGGATCTCCGCCACATTGAATTCGTCGATCATGGACTCCTAGGCACCGTCACCGCGCCCCTCGTTCTTAACCTCGAGAACGGGTTCGCCCACCTCGATCCCTACGTGATCGAAACCTCCGTCGGCCAGATCACCGCCCACGGCGAGATTCAGTTGCCCGACCGCGTGGATCTCGAAGCCTCCGGCCGCGTCGGGCTCAGCATCCTGGAATCCATCTTTCCCACGATCATCGCCCAGGCGGACGGCCTCGTCGAAATGCGCGCGAAGCTCCACGGCCCGCTCGATCTCAAAGGACTCCTCCTCGTGCTCGATGCGGACGTCACTCAGGGCCGGATCAGTTTTCGGGAATACCCGCACCCCGTCGAGGCCCTCCACGCAAAGGTGGAGATCACCCAAAACGGATTCACGTTCGAACGCATGGAGGGACTCATGGGCGGCGGCCTCGTCAAGGGCCAGGGCCGCATCGATATGGACCACTTCTACCTGGGCGAGATGTATCTCTCCGCCTCCACTCGACGCGCCCAACTTCGTTTCCCCTCGTGGATTTCCTCGACGGCCGACTCGGACCTCGTTCTAGCCGGTCCCGTTCGCTCCCCGCTGCTCACCGGCGAGGTCAAGCTCCTCACCGCGCAAGTGGTGGAAAATCTGGACTGGAGACAGGAGCTGGTGGGCCTGGTGGACTTCCGGCGCCGCGGCTCCAGCGTGGAGACCATCGATCGGATCCCGGACCATGGCATCCGTCATGACGTCCATGTCTATGGCGGCATCAACGTGCGCAACAATATCGCCCGGGGCGACTTCCTCACGGACGTGCGCGTGGTCGGCATCAACCAGTACATCAACCTGTTCGGCGAGGTGAAGGGCACGCGGGGAACCTTCGATTTCAAGGGCCATGAATTCCGGGCCGACCGGGCGGTCGTCTTCTTCAACAATCCGGTCCGGATCGACCCTGAGGTGGAGCTGTACGGGAGCACCGTTGTGGAGGACGTGCCCCAGCGCTGCCTGTGCGAATTCAGCGGCGGCGTGGAGAATGTGGCCGACCAGGGCCGGGCCCAGGAGAAGGTGGACCTGAACGTCTCGTTCACGGCGCGCGGACGGCCGCTCTACGAGGAGGAGGGGGCCTTTCGCCTCCAGTTCTATGCGGATCGATGCGTAGCCGACAACGACCTCTACAGCCTGATCTATTTCAACCAGTGCTTCGGAGACGCCTTCAAATCCGCCGGCGCCGCGAGTCTTGAAATTTACACCATCATTCTCAATCAGATTACTCGTGAGATCGCCCAGGGCCCCCTGCGTCAATTTCTGGGTCTGGAATCCATCGAATTCGACCCCGCCCAGTCACGATCGGGAGAGCAGTTCCTGTCGCTCGTGGTGACCAAACCGGTGGATCGCGGTCGCGAGTTCTGTTCGCAGGATTTGAAGTGGCGCGGTGTCTTGAATGTGAAGGAGTACCAGAATGGAAGCCGGATCGAGCTCGACTGCCGGCTGTTCCCGAATCTCTCGGTCGACCTGTTCGGCCAGAGCTCGGGAGTGCAGGGGAACAAGCCATTCCAAGCGGGGGCAGAGATGAAAGTCCGCTTTGAGTTCTGGTAAGCCGCCCGGACCGGGAAGCGCGGCGCTCGTCCGCATCCTTTCGCTCCTCCTCCTGCTCCAAACCTCATCGGTTTTCGCCCAGCCCCTTTCGGAATTCGAGGTCGTGCCGGAGGATCCCCTCCTGCGCGCCCAGATTGAGACCGCCATCCGGGAGGAAGGACTCGATCAGGCAGACCCGGAGTCGCTGCAACGTCTGCAAAAACACCTCGAAGAGCGATTCCCCGACCTCCGCTTCACCTACATCGAACGAGTACCGGGCCCCCGGGGCGCCTTCATCCGGATCCACGCCGCCCGGTACGACGTCATCATCGACATGGTTTTCCACGGGCACCGGGCGATCCGCTCCGGCGAACTTCAGTCGGCCCTGCGCCTGAAAAAGGGGGAACTGTTTTCGCCGGAGAAATTGGGAGGGGCCGAGGAGGCCCTCCGGCAGGTCTATGCCAGCTATGGGTTTTATCACGCGGAAATCAGCACCCGGACTGAAAAGACCCAGAACGGAGTGATCGTCCACTTCGATATCGAGGAGAACCGACGGGCCGTCCTCAACAGCCTGACCTGCGAAGGTGAACTGCAACCGTACTCCCAGGCTTGGATCCGGGGAGCCAGCCGTCTCCGGCGCCGGGATCCTTATTCGGAAGATGCGGTCTACCGCGGGGTCCGAGAAATTCGCCGCGCCTATTTCCGGAAGAAGCGATTCGGCGCCACGGTGGAACCGCGGAAGGAGATCAACGAAGCGGGGGACGTCGACCTGACCCTGGTGATCCACTCCGGGAAGCCGTTCGAGTTGGTCTTTCAGGGCGATCCACGCTCGCGAGACCGGGACCTGCTCGGCTTCCTTCAGTTGGAAAAAATGGATCGATATGACGCCGGTACGCTCGAAGGGTGGGCCGCCTCCGTGAAGGACGGACTTCAGAAACGAGGGTACGCCTTCGCCAAAGTCACCCTCCGCGAACAAGACAGCCCGGAGGTGCGATATCTCGTTTTCCAGGTGGACACCGGCGACAAAGTGGCCATCCGCTCCGTCCAGTTGGAAGGGAATGTCTCCTTCAAGTCACGGAGAATCACGCAGCTCCTCCAGACACGAAAGGCAAGCCGCTTCCCGCTCCTCGCCAAGGGCACGCTGGTCGAAAGCGACCTCAAGCGCGACCACCAACGCATCGTCGATTTCTACAAGGCACGGGGGTTTCTCGACGCCCGCGTCCTTCGCCACGTGGTCGAAAAGGATCTGCGCCAACCCTATCTGGATGTCACCTTCGTCCTGCAGGAAGGCCGCCAGGCCCGCGTGGGCAGGGTGGAGTTCGATGGCGTACCGGATCACCTTCAGTCGGGCGTCGCCCGGGAAATCCAGCTCAAGACAGAGGCGCCCTTCAACCCGGTGGAACTGAAAGAAGATGAACTGAAGGTCCTCACGTTCATGACGGCCCACGGCTATCTGGATGCCATCGTGAACAGCTCCTTCGCCATCGAGGGAGAGCCCCCCCGGGCCAGGATCCGAATGAGGGTCATGGCCGGAGAGCCCAGTTATGTCGGCCGCATCGTCCTCCAGAGGATCGGTGAGCATTCAAAGACACACGACCGGGTCGTGCTCCGCGAGATCAAGCTGGCAACGGGGCAACTCGTCGATCAGCAGAAAGTGGCCGAAGGCCAGCTCCGGGTGTTCCGGCTGGGATTCTTCCGCGAAGTGCAGGTTCGCCCCTCTTCAATGGCTTACATGGACGCCGAAGGCCGCAGCCTGAGGGATATCGTGATCGCCATCGAAGAAAGGAAATCCAAGGAGATCGCTTTTGGCCCGGGCTACGACACGGACAACGAATTCGGCGGTTTCGTGGAGGGAGGCCTCCGGAATCTTTTCGGAACGGGACGCGCATTGAGCGCGAGGGGGCAATTCACCCAGAAGGACCGCTTCTACCGCGCCACGTACAGCGAACCGTGGATTTTCGACTTCGATCTGACGCTTCGCTCAACGGCCTCGTACGAAAAAGACGTCGATACGGCCGGAGGGGGTCGCGTGGGATTCGACCGGTCGGAATACGCGTTGACCGTAGGTACGGAAAAGCGGTTCGACAACCTGACGGTCACCCTGCAGCAGCGCGTGGCCCGAACCTTCAGAACCGGCGAAAAGGTTCGTCAGGGTGAAGTGGACGACAAGACGCTCAAATCCTTCCTCACTCCGGGAATGATCTACGACCGGCGGGACGACTTCTTCAACCCCCGAACCGGCTATCTCCTTTCGAGCACCGTGGATTTCGCCCCCATGTTCCTCGGATCAGAGGTCGAATTCATCCGGCCGACGGCGCGGGCCTCCCGCTACTTCAACCCGTGGGGGCAAATCGTGCTGGCTTCAGGGTTACGCGCCTCCACCCTCATCCCCCTCACGGGCCTCGGCACCGTTTCAAGAGAAGCAGACGAAGAACTCCTCCGCCTCGGGGGAAGAGACTCTCTCCGTGGATTCGGACAGAGCAAAGTGGGCATCCCTCATGTCGAACCTTCCGCGGACGATGCCGATCTCGTTGAAACTCGAACTCTGGGCGGAAGCATC from the Nitrospirota bacterium genome contains:
- a CDS encoding translocation/assembly module TamB domain-containing protein, encoding MVRRIIILVVSLAIVAVAPLLLVRTQFAQEWLKRRIHSALADAGIDGTIGSLEVKPLPLELRVRDLSLQFTAKSSLDVRLKIPTALARPSLLGLARRELRLDELEIDSPHAEVVLSKGSPSTKPVGATSKPKLSVGRFVLTRGELSFHHATEGYGASLSGLNLKYEESPSQHVEWSVDSAAMSAHESVQIGSMRGRGKASIEKGRYRIEDVEWVSGEQTLHFSGEMVPDQDATLEARIRSDLSEWARFYPPIAEVAFAKEGEPLQGRLEADLKLRLPKLDAGALIVDADMRLEEFRWGLAHVPRAEGKFQWEKDSLTLNPLTLIAQNGGAPPAKAVIKGTVKRKSDGMFEAVADIEGENLTSAPLQRWIPLLTDIRRHGPLTAHLDLSGPRPKAGEPWEWKGSVEGRMPFVDLARNGEEISHLREIRLGSSVIFSESEVRLPSAHLQAAGLDLRGNAHLDKTAARVEFSSVEADLAKLSPIMGLPVTGKVQVGGVLTKQESDVRFTGAVHAGGLTVNKREFQSVEGDVRLEGGKWTAERLVIKMPKTTLQAVGEMDVLDTRFRATLDVQDGEFRDVAMLAGVSPEMLEKFSGRSYGQVVISGQFKPSVRIVSNGKIIVEDPVIAGESFEAAGIQWSSSPHPTGESAMPPPPTPAGAERDPTRVTDADIDMKAQVRHKEGTIELKGRIQPDGKMDGEWIVTSFPMDRFWPPEYAEYELRGRLEGRGSFGGTVFEPYFSGQFETRNFILDGENVADSVLWLERTPEGVRILASLMGDEVKLDGFIDPKRDNVFKARVDLANFRVQHLINVFGPMTEFKGYVDGHVDLAGHLLQMNTWTGRVDLRHIEFVDHGLLGTVTAPLVLNLENGFAHLDPYVIETSVGQITAHGEIQLPDRVDLEASGRVGLSILESIFPTIIAQADGLVEMRAKLHGPLDLKGLLLVLDADVTQGRISFREYPHPVEALHAKVEITQNGFTFERMEGLMGGGLVKGQGRIDMDHFYLGEMYLSASTRRAQLRFPSWISSTADSDLVLAGPVRSPLLTGEVKLLTAQVVENLDWRQELVGLVDFRRRGSSVETIDRIPDHGIRHDVHVYGGINVRNNIARGDFLTDVRVVGINQYINLFGEVKGTRGTFDFKGHEFRADRAVVFFNNPVRIDPEVELYGSTVVEDVPQRCLCEFSGGVENVADQGRAQEKVDLNVSFTARGRPLYEEEGAFRLQFYADRCVADNDLYSLIYFNQCFGDAFKSAGAASLEIYTIILNQITREIAQGPLRQFLGLESIEFDPAQSRSGEQFLSLVVTKPVDRGREFCSQDLKWRGVLNVKEYQNGSRIELDCRLFPNLSVDLFGQSSGVQGNKPFQAGAEMKVRFEFW
- the bamA gene encoding outer membrane protein assembly factor BamA → MSSGKPPGPGSAALVRILSLLLLLQTSSVFAQPLSEFEVVPEDPLLRAQIETAIREEGLDQADPESLQRLQKHLEERFPDLRFTYIERVPGPRGAFIRIHAARYDVIIDMVFHGHRAIRSGELQSALRLKKGELFSPEKLGGAEEALRQVYASYGFYHAEISTRTEKTQNGVIVHFDIEENRRAVLNSLTCEGELQPYSQAWIRGASRLRRRDPYSEDAVYRGVREIRRAYFRKKRFGATVEPRKEINEAGDVDLTLVIHSGKPFELVFQGDPRSRDRDLLGFLQLEKMDRYDAGTLEGWAASVKDGLQKRGYAFAKVTLREQDSPEVRYLVFQVDTGDKVAIRSVQLEGNVSFKSRRITQLLQTRKASRFPLLAKGTLVESDLKRDHQRIVDFYKARGFLDARVLRHVVEKDLRQPYLDVTFVLQEGRQARVGRVEFDGVPDHLQSGVAREIQLKTEAPFNPVELKEDELKVLTFMTAHGYLDAIVNSSFAIEGEPPRARIRMRVMAGEPSYVGRIVLQRIGEHSKTHDRVVLREIKLATGQLVDQQKVAEGQLRVFRLGFFREVQVRPSSMAYMDAEGRSLRDIVIAIEERKSKEIAFGPGYDTDNEFGGFVEGGLRNLFGTGRALSARGQFTQKDRFYRATYSEPWIFDFDLTLRSTASYEKDVDTAGGGRVGFDRSEYALTVGTEKRFDNLTVTLQQRVARTFRTGEKVRQGEVDDKTLKSFLTPGMIYDRRDDFFNPRTGYLLSSTVDFAPMFLGSEVEFIRPTARASRYFNPWGQIVLASGLRASTLIPLTGLGTVSREADEELLRLGGRDSLRGFGQSKVGIPHVEPSADDADLVETRTLGGSIAAHASQEFRFPIPTILPFKMGGVLFADAGNVWRTPGQGDANNGFEVRTDAGFALRIITPIGPISGYVAFNLQPKELVEVKTTSAAEQEAGAGAFKQVEGMESPFQIGFAIGEFF